The sequence below is a genomic window from Leptotrichia hongkongensis.
TTTCTTTTCTTTCCAAAACTTCTGCTTCATTTACAGTATTAACTTGTGCAACACCAATTTTTGAACCATCAATTTCAAAGATTTTCATATCCATGTTTAACAGTTCTGCTTCAGATTTATCTCCAAGTGCAGTTCCAGCCTTTAACATTTCAAGACCATACTCATCCGCATTTACTCCAGCGATTTCAGCCAGTTCCTTACCAGCCTTTATATCACATTCTGTACAAGTCGGAGATTTGAACAATAATGTATCTGAAATAATCGCACTTAGCATAAGTCCTGCAGTTTCCTTGCTTGGTACAAGATTATTTTCCTTAAATAATTTTAAGATAATTGTCGCAGTACATCCAACAGGCTCTAATCTTGCATATAAAGGCTCATCCACATTAAAGTTTGAAATTCTGTGATGATCAATTAGTTCCAGAACTTTTGCTTCTTCAAATCCTTCAGCAGTTTGAGTTCTCTCATTATGATCTACCAGTATTATTTCTTTCTCAGCCACATTTTCCACTAATTCAGGCTTTTCAACTTTAAAATAGTTCAAAGCATACTTGGTTTCTTCATTAATTTCTCCAAGTCTTGCAGCCTTAACATCTTTTCCCAATTTATTTTTCAATTCCGCATAAGCAATCGCTGAACAAATTGTATCTGTATCTGGATTTTTG
It includes:
- a CDS encoding manganese-dependent inorganic pyrophosphatase gives rise to the protein MSILVFGHKNPDTDTICSAIAYAELKNKLGKDVKAARLGEINEETKYALNYFKVEKPELVENVAEKEIILVDHNERTQTAEGFEEAKVLELIDHHRISNFNVDEPLYARLEPVGCTATIILKLFKENNLVPSKETAGLMLSAIISDTLLFKSPTCTECDIKAGKELAEIAGVNADEYGLEMLKAGTALGDKSEAELLNMDMKIFEIDGSKIGVAQVNTVNEAEVLERKEKLLSEIDNIITKEGLKFFMFAITNILSNDSVALVSGDGNDIIEKAFGEKVDSNLVTLKGVVSRKKQIIPPLTKAIQG